The sequence below is a genomic window from Sorangiineae bacterium MSr12523.
GCCAGATCTCGTCCCCGGCCGCAGGCTTGCCCTTTTCGGCGAGCGCTTCCGCCAGCGTGCGCGCGGCCGTTTCGCTCGAGGGATCCGCCTCGAAGGCGCGCAGGGAATCCTCCAGCGATTCCTCGCCTTGCGCATGCCGGCGCGCGGCCGCGTCCACGTAGGACTGCGCGGCCATGGCGGGGCTCACCACGTCGGGCGCCCACGAGGCCAAGGTGCCGCGCAGCTCCAGCGCCAGCCCGCTCTTCTTGTCGACGCGGGCTGCATCCTCGAAGGCCTCGCTCGCGCCACCCGGATCGCCCGCACGTGCATGCAGCACGCCCACGCGCACCAGCGCGGCCGCCATCTCCGCCTCGTCGGCCTCGGTGCTGGGCACCTCGCCCTCGTCGATGGCCGCGCGAAGCACGGCAGCGGCCAGCCCCGCCTCGCCCAGGCTCTCGAGCCATGATGCGAGCTCGCGGCGCAGCTCCGGGTCTTCCGCGGTGCGCAGCGCGCGCAGTGCAAACTGGGCCGCCTCGTCCAGATCGCGATCGCGCCGGGCTAGCCAGCGCGCGAGATCCACCGCGGCGGAGGCCTCAGCGATGGCATCCTCGAATTGACGTGCCTCGGACAACCGCGCGCGCAGGCTCGCTTCTTCCGCGCGCTCGCCGGTGCGGCGCTGCGGGGCCGGCGGCGGGGCCGTGGAATTCCGCTTTCGCGTTGCCTCGGCAGGCACGGTCCACTCGGGCGGCGGCAATGTCGCGCGAGCCATGGCATTGTCGAGCTTGTCCACAGCGCCATGGTAGCGAATGTGGCCTTCAGATTCTCGCTATCATTTGACCACGAGCACGTACGGCATGGCGGCAGCCTGGTGCTCGTCGCCCGTGAGCGGGGCAAGCGCCGAGACGAAGGGCACCATGTCCGGCGCCACCTGGTCCAGCACGGACTTCGCGACCTGCGTCACGCGTTGGGCGCGGCTTTCCTCGCCGCCCTCATCCGCGCCACCTCCCCCGCCCAGCGCCTCGAGCACGCGCGGCGAGTTTTCCACCACCTCCACGGCCGCGTCGCTGTCGAGCTTCGCCAGCTCACGCGCCTTGGCAATGGCCGCGTCGAGCCCGCCGATTTCGTCGACCAAGCCCCGGTTCTTGCCTTCGCGCCCGCTGAAGATGCGCCCCTCGGCCGAAACGGCGACCTTCTCGACCGGGATCTTCCGGCCCTCGGACACCCGCGCCAAAAACAGGTCGTAAATGCCCGTCATCGACTCCAGCACCCGCGCCCGGGTGGGCTCGTCCCACGCCACGAAAGGCGAATTGTACGCCGCCCGCGTCGCGGCTTTGCTGTCGCCCGGCTTGGCCGGGAAGGTCTCGGCATGCACGCCCACCTTTTCCAGCGCTCCCCCGACGGCGATCTTGCCGCCCACCACGCCAATGGACCCGACGATGCTCGTGGCATCCGCGAAGATGACGTTCGCGGTCGACGCCAGGTAGTACCCGCCGCTCGCGGCCATGTCGCCCACGCTCACCACGATGGGCTTTTTCGCCCGCACCCGCATCAACCGGTGCCAGAGCAAATCGCTCGCGAGCGCGCTGCCGCCGGGTGAGTCGATGCGCAGCACCACGGCTTTCACTGCATCGTTTTTCTCCAGGCGGGTGACGATCTTCCCGAGCTCCTTCTCGGTGATTCCCTCTTGGCCGCCCAAAAGCCCGCCGCTCGGTGCCATGGAGATGCTTCCCGTGGCTCGCACCAGCGCTATGGGCGCCGTGATCACGCCGTCGCTGCCGAGCGCGCGCACCAGGCCGGAGAGGCTCGCCTCACCGTCGTCGCTCGCGCCGGGGCCGAAGCGAAGCTCCTCGCGCACCGCGCCCGTGGCCTTTTTCTCGGCGTCGCGAGCATCGTCCAAGTAGCCGACCTCGTCGACGAGCCCGCGCTCCTTCGCCTTGCTGGGCGAGAATGGGCCATCCTCGGCCGACACCGCCGCGTTGGGCCTGGCCTGCCCATCGCGCGTCAGCCCTTTCCCGATGGCATCGAGCCAGCTCGCGCGGATGTCCGCCAGCACCGACTCCAACGAGGCACGCGCCTCGGGGCTCGGCCCGTCGCGGGTCAGTGGCTCCTCGGCGCCTTTGAATTTCCCGACCTGGAGGAAATCGATGGTCAGATGCAGCTCGTCGGCGAGCAGCTTGCGCATGTACACGACTTGCGCCGCGATGCCCACCGTCTCCACCTCACCGGCGGGCGAGACGAAAATCTTCGTGCAGCCCCGGGCCGCCGCGAACATCGTCTGGTTCGAGAACCCATCGCCATGGCAATAGACGGCCTTGTCCTTGCGCACTTTCTCGAGAGCCTCCCCGAGCTCCTCGGCGCGCGCATTGCCCAGGCTGGCCGCACCAAAGCGCACGAGCACCCCTTTGATGTCCGCGTCCTTGCGGGCCCGCTCCGCCGCGCGCAGCACCTCGTCGAAGCTATGCTTGCGCGGCCCGAGGCCCCACGCGCTTCCCGCGCTCTGCTCCGGCACGCCGTGGCTCAAGTCGAGCAGCGCGAGCGCCGGCCCCGTGCGCGGCTCCCGCGCGGTCGCCCCCGAGCCCGAGCTCGATGGCGTACGTCCCTTGCAGCCCACCGCCAGCGTTGCCGCCAGTGCCGCTAGGCCCGTATATCGCGCGAGTTTTCCGCTCATGATCGACTATTGCTCTGAAGGTGACGCTGGCGATGGCCCGGAGGTGCTTTCGACGCGTTGCTTGACCCGGTGCGGGTACGTTCCTTCCGGCATCCGCTCGACGATATCCTTGTAGGTCCGGATGGCGCTAGCACGATCCCCCAATTCCCATTGCACGTCACCGAGGCCGACGAGCGCCGGCATGTAGGCCGAATTGTCCGCAATCGCGCGCCGGTAGTAGCTCTGCGCGCCCTGCAAATCGCGCTGGCCACGCAAGACGTCACCCATGCCGGTCAGCGCCTCCACGTTGTGCGGATTCTTCGCCAGCACACCTTGATAAAGCGACTTGGCCCGCGGCAGGTCGTTGTGGTTCTTCGCGATGTCCGCCTGCTGCAACTCATTCGGCGCCGGCGGAGGCGCCGCGGCATGCGCGGCCGCGGCTTTGCCCTTCGGCGCATTCGGTACGACTCCGGCGTCTTGCGCCGCCGGCGCCCCCGCATCGACGGCCGCTCCGGGGGCACGCTCGACGTAAGCCCGCAACGCCGCAAGGAGCGGATGGGGACGCGGGAGCGCCGCCAATCGATCGAGCTCCTGCTTGGCCAACGCCGCATCCCCCGAGCGCGCAAGCGCATAGACGAGGGCCGCACGAGCACGGCCCGAGCTCCCCTCCCCGCCCGCAGCGGTGCGCAAACGCTCGATGACGATGGCAAACGGCGGATCTTGCTCGGACAGATCGAGCGCCGCCAAGGTGTACGCCGCATCGGGTTGCGAGGCGTTGAGCGAAGCCGTGCCCACCGACCCCAGCAGCGCGCGCGCCGATTCTTTCTCGCCCGCGAGGCGCAGCGCATCCACCTTCACCTTCTTGGCCGCCATCTCGTTCGGCGCCGCCGCCATGGCCGCATCGGCGGACTTCAGCGCCTCGTTCACCAGGCCGTCGAGCTCCGTTTTGTTCGCGCGCGTTTCGTTCTCGGCGCGCGGATCGTCGGGCAAGAGGCGCTGACGCAACCACGGCACGTCCGCGCGCATGACGGCGAGGCGTGCCAGATCGATGAGCACACGAGGATCCTTGTCCGCGAGCGCGCTCGCCTTGTCGAAGTTCTCCTTCGCCTGATCGAGGTTGCCCTGATCGAGCGCGGCCTCGCCCTGTTTCAAATAGGTGCCCAGACGCGGATCCGGCGCCGGCTCGGTCGTGGGCAAGGCGATCGACTTGCTGATCCGATCGAGGTACGGCCGCCCGAACACCGCGGCCACCGCACCGATGCCGAACAGCATGATGATGGTCACGAACCATCGCGCCGCACGGTTGCGGCGCGGCAGCGGCTCGACCATCGCCGACAGCGGCGTGCGACTGCGACGGCGCCTTCCGTCGCTGAAATCTTCCTCGTCCAGCGATTCCGCACGCCGCACTGGCGCCGTGGGCGGCGGAAGGGACATGTCGTTCGACGGCGTGGGCGTCGGAAAGCGCCTCTCGGGCAGCTTCTGCGCGGGATCGATGGGGCGCTCGTGCGGGCGCGAGTCGTAGGTCCCATACGTCGGTTGTGCGGGGGGCGGCGGTGGCGCAAGATCGTCGGTCACCACGGGCACGCGCACCGTGGGTGCGAGGGACGCCTCCGGCCCGACACCCTGCGTGGTGACCGCCCCCGGCCGGGGCAGCTGCGCCGCATTGTCAACCTGGCCAGCTTCGTGGAGCGCCGTGCCAATTTGGCCAATTCCGACTTGCGTCGTGGAGCGGTGATGCTCGCCAGGCCCCGCCGCGCCAACACCGATGCGGGTCGACTTCCACACCGCCCGAGCCGGGCTGGCGGGATCGACCGACGCCGAAACCCGCTGCCCCACCTCGGGTGGCAGCGGCGGGTTGGGCGCCTCCGTCGGGGGAAGCGTAGGCGGGTCGAAGTGGTCCTCGCCCCGGCCGGTACCGGCCAACGTCCCGCGCGGAATGCCGCTGACCACGGGCAGATGAGCCTCGTCCGCGGCCGCCAGCGATCCTTTGTCGAGATTCTCGATCGGGGCCGTTATCCGGCGTTCCGCCGCCTTGGCGTGAAAGAAAGGCTCCAGCTCCGCAATGGCGCCCAGCTGGCGCGGCGGTGCGCTTCCGCGTGCAAGCACATCGTCACGCGCCACGGAGTTTCCCGAGATGGCGCGCTGCAGTTCACGAAGCGACGTGAAAACGAGCGTATTGCCCTGCGCCGTCGTGATGACCCACCGATCTTCTTCTTGCGCGCCCATGCTGCGCCGCACGCGAAACTGGTGCCCGCAGCTCGTACATTTGACGGTCGTTCCCCTCTCACTGACGAGCGCGTCGTCGAAATCGTACTCGGTCTGGCAGCGCTCGCACTGGACGTACATGGCTGAAGGGAGGGGCTAGGGGTTGGTTGTTAGGGTTTGGGGATCAGAAACCACCCTTACCTCAATTCCGACAGTAATCCCCAACCCCTAATCCCTTGCATGACGCGTGTTCCACATGCCGCGTGAACGAGAGTGCACACCCGCGCGGCGTCCTTTGTCTTTTGGCGGAATTCACGAGTTTCCACAGGCGCTTGTGAGGGGCACACGCGTTGCTATGCTTGGCTGGGCATGCGGCCGACGTTCAACGTGAGGGCTCCTTTCATGAAGCGATGGTTCGGTCTTCTCATTCCGGCAGCCCTCGGGCTCACGACGGCGGCCGTCTTGAGCGGCTGTCCCATTTACGACGGGGATAGCGGCCACCGTGTGTGCACCGCCAGCGGTGACTGCTACGACTGCCCCAATTCTTACTATTCCAACGAGTGTGTGCCGTGGGGATGCGGGTCCAGCTTCGACTGCCCCGACGGCTACAGCTGTCAGAACAACTATTGCGTCAGCGGGAATGGTTGCTCGCGCGACACCGACTGCCCCTACGGCTGGAGCTGCGGCTCGGATCGCCAGTGCCATTCTGGCGATTGCTCCGTCACCGGCTGCCCCAAGGGCGGCACGTGCAAGCTCTCCGGTGGCAAATTGCAGTGCGTTTACCCGGATGCGGGCCCCCCCACCGACGCGGGTCCGGCCCAGTGCACCGGCGACGGCACGCAGGACATCTGCGCCTCCGGCAGCATTTGCCTGCACCACAACTGCTACATCGCCTGCTCGCCCGACGCCGGCGCCGACGCCTGCAAGGGCGCGGACAAGTTGAACGTCTGCAAGCAGGTCACCGCCGCCAATGGCACGTACAACATCTGCGGTTCGGGCACGGACGTCGGCAACGAGTGCGACGCGAAGCGCCCTTGCAGCAGCCCGACGCTCTGCATCGACGGCTACTGCAAGTAACCCCTAGCTGGCCGATTTCAGCCTTCGAGAGAAGCACGCAAGAACCACGCGTGCTTCTCGAATTCGGTCACGACCTGCGTGAGCAGATCGACGGTGTCCGTGTCGCCGAGCTTTTCGCCCACGGTGCGTGACTCGCGCACGCCGTCGAGGAACTTCTCGAAGCGCTCGGCCAGAAGGCGCACGTGTTCGAGGTCGCGCGTCGTGTCCTGCGGGTACTCGGGAAGGCGCGACGACTTGGAGACGTGGCGCACGGTTCCGTAGGCGCGACCGCCCAAGGTGACGGCGCGCTCGGCGATGCCGTCGTTGAAGTTGGCCAAGCCCACCGCAAACGTCTCGAACAGCGGGTGCAAGGCGGCGAACTGCGGGCCCTTGATGTTCCAGTGCGCGACCTTGATCTGGCTATGCAGGTCGAGGCCATCGGCCAGGCGCGCGTTGAGCGTCTCGACGATCTGGACGCGGGCATCTTCGGGCAGGTGACTGGGGCTCTTGTACATGGGGTCCTCTCTATCTCGTTGGCCAAGATGCGTTCGATCCGTCGATTCCCCAAACACATGGTTTCGATGGACGTGATAGGCGCTATCTATCACAGTGCGCGTGACGGGATCATGACGGCACCGCACCCATTTTCGCTTCGCCAACTTCAATACGTGGTGGCCGTGGCCGACCTGCTCTCCTTCCGCAGAGCCGCCGAACACTGCCATGTGTCGCAACCCTCGCTCAGC
It includes:
- the sppA gene encoding signal peptide peptidase SppA; this encodes MSGKLARYTGLAALAATLAVGCKGRTPSSSGSGATAREPRTGPALALLDLSHGVPEQSAGSAWGLGPRKHSFDEVLRAAERARKDADIKGVLVRFGAASLGNARAEELGEALEKVRKDKAVYCHGDGFSNQTMFAAARGCTKIFVSPAGEVETVGIAAQVVYMRKLLADELHLTIDFLQVGKFKGAEEPLTRDGPSPEARASLESVLADIRASWLDAIGKGLTRDGQARPNAAVSAEDGPFSPSKAKERGLVDEVGYLDDARDAEKKATGAVREELRFGPGASDDGEASLSGLVRALGSDGVITAPIALVRATGSISMAPSGGLLGGQEGITEKELGKIVTRLEKNDAVKAVVLRIDSPGGSALASDLLWHRLMRVRAKKPIVVSVGDMAASGGYYLASTANVIFADATSIVGSIGVVGGKIAVGGALEKVGVHAETFPAKPGDSKAATRAAYNSPFVAWDEPTRARVLESMTGIYDLFLARVSEGRKIPVEKVAVSAEGRIFSGREGKNRGLVDEIGGLDAAIAKARELAKLDSDAAVEVVENSPRVLEALGGGGGADEGGEESRAQRVTQVAKSVLDQVAPDMVPFVSALAPLTGDEHQAAAMPYVLVVK
- a CDS encoding zinc-ribbon domain-containing protein, with amino-acid sequence MYVQCERCQTEYDFDDALVSERGTTVKCTSCGHQFRVRRSMGAQEEDRWVITTAQGNTLVFTSLRELQRAISGNSVARDDVLARGSAPPRQLGAIAELEPFFHAKAAERRITAPIENLDKGSLAAADEAHLPVVSGIPRGTLAGTGRGEDHFDPPTLPPTEAPNPPLPPEVGQRVSASVDPASPARAVWKSTRIGVGAAGPGEHHRSTTQVGIGQIGTALHEAGQVDNAAQLPRPGAVTTQGVGPEASLAPTVRVPVVTDDLAPPPPPAQPTYGTYDSRPHERPIDPAQKLPERRFPTPTPSNDMSLPPPTAPVRRAESLDEEDFSDGRRRRSRTPLSAMVEPLPRRNRAARWFVTIIMLFGIGAVAAVFGRPYLDRISKSIALPTTEPAPDPRLGTYLKQGEAALDQGNLDQAKENFDKASALADKDPRVLIDLARLAVMRADVPWLRQRLLPDDPRAENETRANKTELDGLVNEALKSADAAMAAAPNEMAAKKVKVDALRLAGEKESARALLGSVGTASLNASQPDAAYTLAALDLSEQDPPFAIVIERLRTAAGGEGSSGRARAALVYALARSGDAALAKQELDRLAALPRPHPLLAALRAYVERAPGAAVDAGAPAAQDAGVVPNAPKGKAAAAHAAAPPPAPNELQQADIAKNHNDLPRAKSLYQGVLAKNPHNVEALTGMGDVLRGQRDLQGAQSYYRRAIADNSAYMPALVGLGDVQWELGDRASAIRTYKDIVERMPEGTYPHRVKQRVESTSGPSPASPSEQ
- the dps gene encoding DNA starvation/stationary phase protection protein Dps translates to MYKSPSHLPEDARVQIVETLNARLADGLDLHSQIKVAHWNIKGPQFAALHPLFETFAVGLANFNDGIAERAVTLGGRAYGTVRHVSKSSRLPEYPQDTTRDLEHVRLLAERFEKFLDGVRESRTVGEKLGDTDTVDLLTQVVTEFEKHAWFLRASLEG